A genomic window from Streptomyces brevispora includes:
- the smpB gene encoding SsrA-binding protein SmpB — MAKEKDTGRKIIAQNKKARHDYTILDTYECGLVLMGTEVKSLRMGRASLVDGFVQIDGGEAWLHNIHVPEYVQGTWTNHSAKRKRKLLMHRAEIDKLESKSQETGHTIVPLALYFLNGRVKVEIALAKGKKEYDKRQTLREKQDTRETNRAISAVRRRQRSA, encoded by the coding sequence ATGGCTAAGGAAAAGGACACCGGGCGCAAGATCATCGCGCAGAACAAGAAGGCGCGACACGACTACACCATCCTCGACACCTATGAGTGCGGCCTCGTACTGATGGGCACCGAGGTCAAATCGCTGCGCATGGGCCGGGCCTCGCTGGTGGACGGCTTCGTGCAGATCGACGGCGGCGAGGCGTGGCTGCACAACATCCACGTCCCGGAGTACGTCCAGGGCACCTGGACCAACCACTCGGCCAAGCGCAAGCGCAAGCTGCTGATGCACCGGGCCGAGATCGACAAGCTGGAGTCGAAGTCGCAGGAGACCGGCCACACGATCGTGCCGCTCGCCCTGTACTTCCTGAACGGCAGGGTCAAGGTCGAGATCGCGCTGGCGAAGGGCAAGAAGGAGTACGACAAGCGGCAGACGCTGCGTGAGAAGCAGGACACCAGGGAGACGAACCGGGCGATCTCGGCGGTCCGCCGGCGCCAGCGAAGCGCCTGA
- a CDS encoding S41 family peptidase translates to MSGPPHRVGPRGLCRGAALTLVFASVLATAAATGSLPRGDERSPALKTRSVASFADRDAVADAAADAVADGKSGTEAAEEVVSRSGDRWGAVYDEREYQEFEQALDGSYTGVGIAARRSADGLVAIARVQPGSPADRAGIRAGDLIRTIDGRRVDRRPVSDVVALLRGDRTGAAVGSAVVLGVQRGSTGRTATLHRARLATEAVTVRRLGPDRSGSPAAVLIEVGSFTKGSGAEVRDAVREAPAGAGVLLDLRGNSGGLVTEAVTAASAFLDGGLVATYDVHGEQRVLYADAGGDTERPVVVLVDGGTMSAAELLTGALQDRGRAVTVGSRTFGKGSVQMPSKLAGGAVAELTVGHYRTPAGRSVDDRGITPDLAVSSRAQQRAETVLSGLGGGS, encoded by the coding sequence ATGTCTGGCCCCCCTCACCGTGTCGGGCCCCGCGGGCTCTGCCGCGGGGCGGCCCTGACCTTGGTCTTCGCGAGCGTTCTCGCCACGGCCGCCGCCACCGGTTCGCTGCCTCGCGGCGACGAGCGGAGCCCGGCGCTGAAGACCCGGTCCGTCGCCTCCTTCGCCGACCGCGACGCGGTGGCCGACGCGGCCGCCGACGCGGTCGCGGACGGCAAGTCCGGTACGGAGGCGGCCGAGGAGGTCGTCAGCCGCAGCGGGGACCGGTGGGGCGCGGTGTACGACGAGCGGGAGTACCAGGAGTTCGAGCAGGCCCTCGACGGCTCGTACACGGGCGTCGGGATCGCCGCCAGGCGCTCCGCCGACGGGCTGGTCGCGATAGCCCGGGTCCAGCCGGGCAGCCCCGCCGACCGGGCCGGTATCCGCGCGGGCGACCTGATCCGCACCATCGACGGCCGCCGGGTCGACCGGCGCCCCGTCTCCGACGTGGTGGCCCTGCTGCGCGGCGACCGTACGGGCGCGGCCGTGGGGAGCGCCGTCGTGCTGGGCGTGCAGCGGGGTTCCACCGGCCGGACCGCGACGCTGCACCGGGCCCGTCTCGCCACCGAGGCCGTCACCGTGCGGCGGCTCGGACCGGACCGTTCCGGTTCCCCCGCGGCCGTCCTGATCGAGGTCGGCTCGTTCACCAAGGGTTCGGGTGCCGAGGTCCGTGACGCCGTCCGGGAGGCACCGGCGGGCGCCGGAGTGCTGCTGGACCTGCGCGGCAACTCGGGCGGGCTGGTCACCGAGGCCGTCACCGCCGCCTCCGCCTTCCTGGACGGCGGCCTGGTCGCCACCTATGACGTGCACGGCGAGCAGCGCGTCCTGTACGCGGACGCGGGGGGCGACACCGAGCGCCCCGTCGTCGTCCTCGTCGACGGCGGCACGATGAGTGCGGCCGAGCTGCTGACCGGCGCACTGCAGGACCGGGGGCGCGCGGTCACGGTCGGTTCGCGGACCTTCGGCAAGGGCTCCGTCCAGATGCCGAGCAAGCTCGCGGGCGGAGCGGTGGCCGAGCTGACCGTGGGCCACTACCGGACTCCGGCCGGCCGGAGCGTCGACGACCGGGGCATCACGCCGGACCTCGCGGTGAGCTCACGGGCCCAGCAGCGGGCCGAGACAGTATTGAGTGGCCTCGGGGGTGGGTCGTAG
- the ftsX gene encoding permease-like cell division protein FtsX, with the protein MRAQFVLSEIGVGLRRNLTMTFAVVVSVALSLALFGGALLMREQVSTMKDYWYDKVNVSIYLCGKGDSETVVQCAKGAVTEEQKKEIEGDLKKMDVVDTVTYESSDQAYKHYQEEFGDSPMAGNITPDQMPESFRVKLHDPTKYKVVATAFAGRNGVQSVQDQRSILDNLFGLMNGMNVAALFVMALMLVIALMLIVNTVRVSAFSRRRETGIMRLVGASGFYIQMPFIMEAAFAGLIGGVLACVMLLAGRYFLIDGGLALQDKLNLIDFIGWDAVLTKLPLVLAIGLLMPAVAALFALRKYLKV; encoded by the coding sequence ATGCGCGCCCAGTTCGTCCTGTCGGAGATCGGCGTCGGCCTCCGTCGCAACCTCACGATGACCTTCGCCGTCGTCGTCTCCGTCGCCCTCTCGCTTGCCCTGTTCGGCGGCGCGCTGCTCATGCGCGAGCAGGTCAGCACGATGAAGGACTACTGGTACGACAAGGTCAACGTCTCCATCTACCTCTGCGGCAAGGGGGATTCGGAGACGGTGGTCCAGTGCGCCAAGGGTGCGGTCACCGAGGAGCAGAAGAAGGAGATCGAGGGCGATCTCAAGAAGATGGACGTCGTCGACACGGTGACGTACGAGTCGTCGGACCAGGCGTACAAGCACTACCAGGAGGAGTTCGGCGACTCCCCGATGGCCGGCAACATCACGCCGGACCAGATGCCGGAGTCGTTCCGCGTCAAGCTGCACGACCCGACGAAGTACAAGGTCGTCGCCACGGCCTTCGCCGGGCGCAACGGGGTGCAGTCGGTCCAGGACCAGAGAAGCATTCTGGACAACCTCTTCGGGCTGATGAACGGCATGAACGTCGCCGCGCTCTTCGTGATGGCGCTGATGCTGGTCATCGCGCTGATGCTGATCGTGAACACGGTCCGGGTGTCCGCGTTCAGCCGACGGCGTGAGACGGGCATCATGCGGCTCGTCGGCGCCTCCGGCTTCTACATCCAGATGCCGTTCATCATGGAGGCCGCGTTCGCCGGTCTGATCGGCGGTGTGCTGGCCTGCGTCATGCTGCTGGCCGGGCGCTACTTCCTGATCGACGGTGGTCTGGCGCTCCAGGACAAGCTGAATCTGATCGACTTCATCGGCTGGGACGCGGTCCTCACCAAGCTTCCGCTGGTCCTGGCGATCGGCCTGCTGATGCCCGCGGTTGCCGCTCTCTTCGCGCTGCGCAAGTACCTCAAGGTATGA
- the ftsE gene encoding cell division ATP-binding protein FtsE: MIRFDNVSKTYPKQSRPALRDVSLDIEKGEFVFLVGSSGSGKSTFMRLILREERASQGMVHVLGKDLARMSNWKVPHMRRQLGTVFQDFRLLPNKTVAENVAFAQEVIGKPRGEIRKAVPQVLDLVGLGGKEDRMPGELSGGEQQRVAIARAFVNRPMLLIADEPTGNLDPQTSVGIMKLLDRINRTGTTVIMATHDQNIVDQMRKRVIELEQGRLVRDQARGVYGYQH, encoded by the coding sequence GTGATCCGATTCGACAACGTCTCCAAGACCTACCCGAAGCAGAGCCGTCCCGCTCTACGGGATGTGTCTCTCGATATCGAGAAGGGTGAGTTCGTCTTCCTGGTGGGCTCCTCCGGCTCCGGCAAGTCCACCTTCATGCGGCTCATCCTCCGTGAAGAGCGCGCCAGTCAGGGCATGGTCCATGTCCTCGGCAAGGACCTCGCACGCATGTCCAACTGGAAAGTGCCGCACATGCGCCGCCAGCTGGGCACGGTCTTCCAGGACTTCCGGCTGCTTCCCAACAAGACCGTCGCGGAGAACGTGGCGTTCGCCCAGGAAGTGATCGGCAAACCGCGCGGCGAGATCCGCAAGGCGGTTCCGCAGGTCCTCGACCTCGTCGGTCTCGGCGGCAAGGAGGACCGCATGCCCGGTGAGCTCTCCGGCGGTGAGCAGCAACGCGTGGCGATCGCGCGGGCCTTCGTGAACCGGCCCATGCTGCTGATCGCGGACGAGCCGACCGGAAACCTCGACCCGCAGACCTCGGTCGGCATCATGAAGCTGCTGGACCGGATCAACCGGACCGGGACCACCGTGATCATGGCGACCCACGACCAGAACATCGTCGACCAGATGCGCAAACGCGTCATCGAGCTCGAGCAGGGCCGTCTCGTACGCGACCAGGCGCGCGGCGTCTACGGCTACCAGCACTGA
- a CDS encoding LPXTG cell wall anchor domain-containing protein translates to MTKKTRVRVARIAAGAVIAAGASLTAAGAAQAVGINVGLSAKAPSGDSGLGVDAGLDIPQGETEGSDAGGAVDQGQTTGETSTTGETSTTGDTSTTGETSTTGETSTTGETSTTGETSTTGETSTTGETSTTGETSTTGETPTTGGTSTTGETSTTGGTSTTGGTSTSGDTGTTGETSTTGGTSTSGETSTSGGTSTSGETTGSTDGAGTCTVDLDGAECADNTDTDSVGNQPAEQGKGKDELAETGAAETTFLLVGAATMIAGGIGFRILPRLMNGRTVA, encoded by the coding sequence ATGACGAAGAAGACGCGAGTCCGTGTCGCGCGGATCGCCGCGGGTGCGGTCATCGCCGCAGGCGCCTCGCTCACCGCCGCCGGTGCGGCGCAGGCCGTCGGCATCAATGTCGGTCTTTCCGCCAAGGCCCCGTCCGGCGATAGCGGCCTCGGCGTCGATGCCGGGCTCGACATCCCGCAGGGCGAGACCGAGGGCAGCGACGCCGGCGGTGCTGTCGACCAGGGGCAGACCACCGGTGAGACCAGCACGACCGGTGAGACCTCGACCACGGGCGACACCAGCACCACGGGTGAGACCAGCACCACGGGCGAGACCTCGACCACGGGCGAGACCAGCACCACCGGTGAGACCTCGACCACGGGCGAGACCAGCACCACTGGTGAGACCAGCACGACCGGTGAGACCAGCACCACGGGCGAGACCCCGACCACGGGCGGGACCAGCACCACCGGTGAGACCTCGACCACGGGCGGGACCAGCACCACCGGCGGGACCAGCACCTCGGGTGACACCGGCACGACCGGCGAGACATCGACCACGGGTGGCACCTCGACCTCGGGCGAGACCTCGACCTCGGGTGGCACATCGACCTCGGGCGAGACCACCGGATCCACCGATGGCGCGGGCACCTGCACCGTCGACCTCGACGGCGCCGAGTGCGCCGACAACACCGACACCGACTCGGTCGGCAACCAGCCGGCCGAGCAGGGCAAGGGCAAGGACGAGCTCGCCGAGACCGGTGCCGCCGAGACCACGTTCCTGCTGGTCGGCGCCGCGACGATGATCGCCGGGGGCATCGGCTTCCGGATCCTCCCGCGCCTGATGAACGGCCGCACGGTCGCCTGA
- the prfB gene encoding peptide chain release factor 2, translating into MAVVDISEELKSLSSTMGSIEAVLDLDALRADIAALEEQAAAPSLWDDPEAAQKITSKLSHIQAEVRKTEALRSRIDDLEVLFELAEDEGDADALAEAESELASVKKALDEMEVRTLLSGEYDAREALVTIRAEAGGVDAADFAEKLQRMYLRWAERHNYKTEVYETAYAEEAGIKSTTFAVEVPYAYGTLSVEQGTHRLVRISPFDNQGRRQTSFAGVEVLPVVEQTDHIEIDESELRVDVYRSSGPGGQGVNTTDSAVRLTHLATGIVVSCQNERSQIQNKASAMNVLQAKLLERRRQEEQAKMNALKGDGGNSWGNQMRSYVLHPYQMVKDLRTEFEMGNPEAVFNGEIDGFIEAGIRWRKQREK; encoded by the coding sequence CCTGGATGCGCTGAGGGCGGACATCGCCGCGCTCGAGGAGCAGGCGGCAGCGCCGTCCCTCTGGGATGACCCGGAGGCGGCACAGAAGATCACCAGCAAGCTTTCGCACATCCAGGCCGAGGTCCGCAAGACCGAGGCGCTGCGCAGCCGGATCGACGATCTCGAGGTTCTCTTCGAGCTCGCCGAGGACGAGGGCGACGCCGACGCGCTCGCCGAGGCCGAGTCCGAGCTGGCCTCCGTCAAGAAGGCGCTCGACGAGATGGAGGTCCGTACCCTCCTCTCCGGCGAGTACGACGCGCGCGAGGCCCTGGTCACCATCCGGGCCGAGGCCGGTGGCGTCGACGCCGCGGACTTCGCCGAGAAGCTCCAGCGCATGTACCTGCGCTGGGCCGAGCGGCACAACTACAAGACCGAGGTCTACGAGACGGCGTACGCCGAAGAGGCCGGCATCAAGTCGACCACCTTCGCGGTGGAGGTGCCGTACGCCTATGGCACGCTCTCCGTCGAGCAGGGCACCCACCGGCTCGTCCGGATCTCCCCGTTCGACAACCAGGGCCGCCGCCAGACGTCCTTCGCGGGCGTCGAGGTGCTGCCCGTGGTCGAGCAGACGGACCACATCGAGATCGACGAGTCCGAGCTCCGCGTCGACGTGTACCGCTCCTCGGGCCCCGGCGGTCAGGGCGTCAACACCACGGACTCCGCGGTCCGGCTGACCCACCTGGCGACCGGCATCGTCGTCTCCTGCCAGAACGAGCGCTCGCAGATCCAGAACAAGGCGTCCGCGATGAACGTCCTCCAGGCGAAGCTCCTCGAGCGCCGCCGCCAGGAGGAGCAGGCGAAGATGAACGCGCTCAAGGGCGACGGCGGAAACTCCTGGGGCAACCAGATGCGCTCCTACGTCCTGCACCCGTACCAGATGGTCAAGGACCTGCGTACGGAGTTCGAGATGGGCAACCCGGAAGCGGTCTTCAACGGCGAGATCGACGGCTTCATCGAGGCGGGCATCCGCTGGCGCAAGCAGCGCGAGAAGTAG